The stretch of DNA GTGAATTTCTTTTAGTTGCGATAACATCTCTTTGAGTTTTTGCGGATGCTTATCAACCAAATTAAGGGATTCCGGCAGATCGTTTTTGAGGTTATAGAGTTCTATTTTTTCGAATTTCAGGTCGGACAAAATTTTCCAATCGCCTTGCCGCAGGGCGATTTTCGATTCCGTCAAAGCGTTATCGTAGCGCCAGTATAAGGGACGCTGGCGATGGATGCTTTTATTATGAAAAATCGGCGCGATGCTGGCGCCGTCGATGATGCGGTCCGTTGGCGGCTCGATTCCCGCGATTTCGCAGAGCGTGGGCAGGACGTCGGTTCCATTCACCGGCTCGGAACAGACGGCGGCGGATTGGCTTTTGCCCGGCCAGCGTATGATGCCCGGAATGCGATAGCCGCCCTCATGCATATGCAGTTTCATTCCTCGAAGCGCGCCGGGAGAGCCATGCGAATAAAGCGCCGTTTTATAACGCATATAGGTTTCCGGGCCGTTGTCGCTGGCGAACATGACGAAGGTATTGTCGCGCAGGTTCATCTCGTCCAGCGCTTTCAATAGCCGTCCGGCTTCATGATCCATCTGGCTGACGTTGCCGTAATAGATCGCTTCGTTTTCGTCTTTCACCGAAGCGTACATCTCTTGAAATTCGTCGGCGGTGGCGATCGGCTCGTGCGGCGAATGGAACCAGACGAATAAGGCGAAGGGACGATCCTTTACTCGGCGCAGGAAGCGCAGGCTCTCGTCTACGATAATGGCGCTGGAAAAGCCTTCGCGCTTGCCTTCCGGTTGTCCATTGCGCAGAAAATTGATGGGATCGCGATGCGAGGGGATGGCGTTGTTTTGGGTGGAGAGCCATTCGTCGAAGCCGTGATCTCCCGGCGAGGGTTCGGAACCGTTCATGACGCTGTTCAAATGCCATTTGCCGATATGCGCCGTCGCATAACCGGACGCCTTGAGCAGCGATGCGATGGTAATTTCTTCGCGTTTCAGATAAACGCCGGATTTTGGCGGGATCCAATCCATGATGCGGCAGCGAGTGGGCGTTCGTCCCGTCATGATGCCCGCCCGCGAAGGAGAGCAAACCGGCGCGGCGGCGTAGCCATCGGTCAACTTGATCCCTTCTTGCGCCAGCGCGTCCAGGCAGGGCGTCTGGATGATGGGATGGCCGCAGCAGCTCAAATCGCCATAGCCGAGATCGTCGCAGAGAATATAAACGATGTTGGGCTTCGTTGTAGTCTTTGCTTCCCCCAATGCTTCAGCCCATCCCGGCGCGCTCAACGCCGCTGCGCCCAGAATCGATTGCGATAAAAAATCCCGGCGCGAGATCATGGTTTTCCTCATGAATTGTGCTCGCTTCCATTCACTTCCAAAACCAACATAGTAACGTCGTCATGCTCCAACGAGCCGGACGTATGCCGCAGCAAATCGGCCAGCACGGCGTTCTTGATTTCATGAATCGCCGCATTCTCCATCGAATTCAGTAATGCCAACAGGCGATCTTTGCCGTATAGGTTATGATCCGCGTCCGGCGCTTCGATTACGCCGTCCGTATAGAGAAATACGCGGTCGCCTTTTTCCAACGGCGTTTCGTTTTGATCGTAATAGGTTTCCCGCTTGATTCCCAACGGCAGATTATTCATGCCGGGCGTCGTCTTCAATTCGATGGGACTCCACGAGGATTCATAACGGCGCTTGA from Candidatus Omnitrophota bacterium encodes:
- a CDS encoding sulfatase-like hydrolase/transferase, which gives rise to MRKTMISRRDFLSQSILGAAALSAPGWAEALGEAKTTTKPNIVYILCDDLGYGDLSCCGHPIIQTPCLDALAQEGIKLTDGYAAAPVCSPSRAGIMTGRTPTRCRIMDWIPPKSGVYLKREEITIASLLKASGYATAHIGKWHLNSVMNGSEPSPGDHGFDEWLSTQNNAIPSHRDPINFLRNGQPEGKREGFSSAIIVDESLRFLRRVKDRPFALFVWFHSPHEPIATADEFQEMYASVKDENEAIYYGNVSQMDHEAGRLLKALDEMNLRDNTFVMFASDNGPETYMRYKTALYSHGSPGALRGMKLHMHEGGYRIPGIIRWPGKSQSAAVCSEPVNGTDVLPTLCEIAGIEPPTDRIIDGASIAPIFHNKSIHRQRPLYWRYDNALTESKIALRQGDWKILSDLKFEKIELYNLKNDLPESLNLVDKHPQKLKEMLSQLKEIHAEVDNDPVSKG